The DNA segment TATCCGCACTGGGGACCGTAGGTCTTTCAACGGGAATAACGGCGGATCTCTCCTGGGCGAGCAAAATCTTATTGGTGATCCTGATGTTCTGGGGACGAATAGGGGTTATGACCTTCATGTTTAGCCTTATAGCAAAAGACGATTGCGATAAAGTAGGCTATGTCGAAGTTTCCGTCCCCATAGGATAGAGGTGTTTTTTTTTGAGCAACGAAAATAAGACCTACTTCGTCGTAGGGGTCGGGCGTTTTGGACTTTCCCTTTGCTCCAGGCTTGTGGCCTTAGGTCAGAGGGTTGTAGCCGTCGATAGCGATCCGTCCAAGGTCGCCGAGGTAGCCGATCTGGTGGATTACGGCGCCCATCTGGACGCTTCCGACGAGGAGGCTTTGATAAAAGCGGGGGCTAAGGAAGCGGACGTGGCGGTGGTAACCATAGGGGAAAATATAGAGGCCAGCATCATGGCTACGGCTATATTAAAGGGCCTGGGGATAGAGAAGGTGGTCTCCAGGGCTCAGACCTCCATCCACGCCAGGGTACTGGCTAGGGTAGGTGCCCACAGGGTAATCTTCCCCGAGAGGGATATGGGGATAAAGGTCGCCGATCAGTTCGTAAATCCATGGCTATCGAATTTTTCTCAGATCCCCGGAAACGGCTATATAGTAGGAGAGCTGGTCCCTATGGGCAAAATGCTGGAGAAGAGCCTTATAGATCTGGATTTTAGAAAATCCTTTGGGGCAACTTTGCTCCTTATCGAGAGGGATGGACGTAAGATTTTCCCCGAGAGGGACACGAAGATCCTGTCCGGTGATCGTCTGATGGTGGTTGGTGAAAAAAATAGACTCGCTGAGTGGATCGAAGAGGTCGCAGGCGAAGAAGAGTCAGGAGGTTAGAGGTCAACTATGGGAGATATAGACCTTCAGTTAGATGATTTAAGGGCCCAGTTCAGGGCGGAGATAGAAGGGGTAGGGGATATGGAGGTCCTTAAGGATCTCCGGGTAAAGTATCTCGGAAAAAAGGGGCAGGTTACCTCCCTTCTGAAATCCTTAGGAAAGCTTCCCGCCGAGGAGAGGCCCCAGGCCGGTAAGGTCATAAACGACCTTAAAGAGGAACTGGAGTCGATCCTTTCCGATCGGTGTGCCGTAGCGGAGGAGGAGGCCCTCACCGCAATGGAGCTTAGGGATTTTGTGGACGTGACCCAGCCTGGAAGGGGCCGTCCTGCCGGAGGAGTCCATCCGGTGATGCAGGTCATGTACGACGCCGCGGAGATTTTGGCGGGATTAGGCTTTTCAGTGGCCTTAGGACCGGAGATAGAGGACGATTTTCACAACTTTGAGGCCCTCAACATCCCTCCCCATCACCCCGCCAGGGATATGCAGGATACCTTTTACTTCGACGACGGCAAGCTGTTGAGGACCCATACCTCCCCGGTTCAGATAAGGTCCATGCTCTCTATGGGAGCTCCTATAAGGGTGGCCTGTCCTGGGAAGGTGTATCGAAGGGACAGCGATCCGACCCACTCACCTATGTTTCACCAGATAGAGGGGCTTTTAGTGGAAGAGGACGTCTCTATAGGCGATCTCAAAGGATGTCTGGAGACCATGATATCCGCTATTTTCGCCAGGCCCCTTAAGGCCCGTTACAGGGCTAGCTACTTCCCCTTTACCGAACCCTCTAT comes from the Dethiosulfovibrio salsuginis genome and includes:
- the pheS gene encoding phenylalanine--tRNA ligase subunit alpha, whose protein sequence is MGDIDLQLDDLRAQFRAEIEGVGDMEVLKDLRVKYLGKKGQVTSLLKSLGKLPAEERPQAGKVINDLKEELESILSDRCAVAEEEALTAMELRDFVDVTQPGRGRPAGGVHPVMQVMYDAAEILAGLGFSVALGPEIEDDFHNFEALNIPPHHPARDMQDTFYFDDGKLLRTHTSPVQIRSMLSMGAPIRVACPGKVYRRDSDPTHSPMFHQIEGLLVEEDVSIGDLKGCLETMISAIFARPLKARYRASYFPFTEPSMEVDIECIACSGENPGCRICKGTGWLEIGGMGMVHPNVLRAGGIDPEKFNGFAWGMGLDRIAMLKYDLRDLRPLFEGDLSYLLSGRNR
- a CDS encoding potassium channel family protein, whose product is MSNENKTYFVVGVGRFGLSLCSRLVALGQRVVAVDSDPSKVAEVADLVDYGAHLDASDEEALIKAGAKEADVAVVTIGENIEASIMATAILKGLGIEKVVSRAQTSIHARVLARVGAHRVIFPERDMGIKVADQFVNPWLSNFSQIPGNGYIVGELVPMGKMLEKSLIDLDFRKSFGATLLLIERDGRKIFPERDTKILSGDRLMVVGEKNRLAEWIEEVAGEEESGG